Below is a genomic region from Rosa chinensis cultivar Old Blush chromosome 5, RchiOBHm-V2, whole genome shotgun sequence.
GACCCATCTCCGTAGCCAGAGAAGTTAAATTTACCAAAATGTCCGCCATCTCGTTGTAACCCCCGTAGTGCAAGAGTGTTTGGATGAAGTCCTTCACCTGGGCGTGGCCGTTGAAGTGGTGGTGGGGCCCGCCGGGTCCCGGTGCCGGAGCCGGAGCCAACGAGGGTCCGGGAGCCAACGCGTCGTAGATGGGCAGGACGGGTGAGGATCCGGGTTTGGTAGGCGGGGCGGGTTTTTTCAGCCGGTTGGTTCTGGGGTCAACTTCGGGAGCTCCCTCCGGCTTGACGGCGGTGATGGAGCGGAGGCTGCGGCGTCGGTTGAAGTGGTCCTCTACGGAGCGGGGGATAAGAAGCCTCTCGATGGCGTGGATGACTCCGTCGGGTCGGGTCACGGAGTCGGGATGAATGACCCGGGCGAGATCTACGGCCTTCTCACCGGAAGCGAGGCTGGACAAGTGGAGATGGTCCTGGGAGAGCGTCTGGTGTCGGGCGGAGGCAGTGTGGGTGGGCCATTCGTCGGATCCGACCCGGGCGGGGATAACGTGGAAGAGGAGGAGCTTCTGGAGCGATTTGAGGTTCCCGGGTTCGAGCAAGTAGCGCTTGAAGTCGGGGTCGAGGTCGCGGTCGACGGCGTCGTTTCGGGGAGCGAAGATGGTGATGTTGTGGCGGCCGACGGCCTCTTCGAGAGTCTGCAGGAGCAGGGCCTTCTCGACGAGCTCAGCCAGCTCGGAGTAATGCGAGTCGAGCAGGGCCACCAGGACGGAGTTGGAGTTGATCTGAGCGGTGGACGCCGCCGAGGAGGAGGGCTTCTGAGGATATTCCGGCAATGCGAAGCAGGTTCCGgcgaagaagaggaggagaaagGCGAGCGCCGATGCGCCGCGGATGCGTAAATCCATGGCGGCCGTACAATGCGGTggattcagagagagagagaggaagaagaaggagga
It encodes:
- the LOC112166152 gene encoding fasciclin-like arabinogalactan protein 17; the protein is MDLRIRGASALAFLLLFFAGTCFALPEYPQKPSSSAASTAQINSNSVLVALLDSHYSELAELVEKALLLQTLEEAVGRHNITIFAPRNDAVDRDLDPDFKRYLLEPGNLKSLQKLLLFHVIPARVGSDEWPTHTASARHQTLSQDHLHLSSLASGEKAVDLARVIHPDSVTRPDGVIHAIERLLIPRSVEDHFNRRRSLRSITAVKPEGAPEVDPRTNRLKKPAPPTKPGSSPVLPIYDALAPGPSLAPAPAPGPGGPHHHFNGHAQVKDFIQTLLHYGGYNEMADILVNLTSLATEMGRLVSEGYVLTVLAPNDEAMAKLTTDQLSEPGAPEQIMYYHLIPEYQTEESMYNAVRRFGKVSYETLRLPNKVVAQEADGSVKFGQGDGSAYLFDPDIYTDGRISVQGIDGVLFPAEEVESKSETKTVQPAKIVTRPRRGKLMEVACRMLSTVGQNSRFITCQ